From Amycolatopsis sp. cg9, one genomic window encodes:
- the hemE gene encoding uroporphyrinogen decarboxylase encodes MSPTTPLPQRAAPSGRRELPEAPFLAAARGERPARTPVWFMRQAGRSLPEYRALREGVPMLDACFDPEMLAEITLQPVRRHGVDAAILFSDIVVPLKAAGVDIDIVPGTGPVAAAPVRDLAAVKALPELEPGQVAKVADGVRLLVERLGGTPLIGFAGAPFTLASYLIEGGPSRNHEHTKALMHSEPALWHELAGRLADVALTFLRAQLDAGVDAVQLFDSWAGALSERDYREFVLPHSARVLAGVAEYGVPRIHFGVGTGELLAAMRDAGADVVGVDWRIPLDEAVRRLGGKAVVQGNLDPALLHASWPVLEAEVRRIVEEGRAADGHIFNLGHGVLPGVDPDVLTRVVGLVHEL; translated from the coding sequence ATGTCTCCGACCACGCCCCTGCCGCAGCGAGCCGCCCCGTCCGGCCGCCGCGAGCTGCCCGAAGCCCCGTTCCTGGCCGCCGCACGCGGCGAACGCCCGGCCCGCACGCCCGTCTGGTTCATGCGCCAGGCCGGCCGTTCGCTGCCCGAATACCGCGCGCTGCGCGAGGGCGTGCCGATGCTCGACGCCTGCTTCGACCCCGAAATGCTCGCCGAGATCACGCTGCAGCCGGTCCGCCGCCACGGCGTCGACGCGGCGATCCTCTTCAGCGACATCGTGGTGCCGCTGAAGGCCGCGGGCGTCGACATCGACATCGTGCCCGGCACCGGCCCGGTGGCCGCCGCGCCGGTGCGCGACCTCGCCGCCGTGAAGGCCCTGCCGGAACTCGAGCCCGGCCAGGTCGCCAAGGTCGCCGACGGCGTCCGCCTGCTGGTCGAGCGGCTCGGCGGCACCCCGCTGATCGGCTTCGCCGGCGCGCCGTTCACGCTGGCCAGCTACCTCATCGAGGGCGGCCCGAGCCGCAACCACGAGCACACCAAAGCGCTGATGCACTCCGAGCCGGCGCTGTGGCACGAGCTGGCCGGGCGCCTCGCCGACGTCGCGCTGACGTTCCTGCGCGCCCAGCTCGACGCGGGCGTCGACGCGGTCCAGCTGTTCGACTCCTGGGCCGGCGCGCTGTCCGAGCGGGACTACCGCGAATTCGTCCTGCCGCACTCGGCGCGGGTCCTCGCGGGCGTCGCGGAGTACGGCGTGCCGCGCATCCACTTCGGCGTCGGCACCGGCGAGTTGCTCGCGGCGATGCGCGACGCGGGCGCGGACGTCGTCGGCGTCGACTGGCGCATCCCGCTCGACGAAGCGGTGCGGCGCCTCGGCGGCAAAGCCGTCGTGCAGGGCAACCTCGACCCGGCGCTGCTGCACGCGTCCTGGCCGGTCCTCGAAGCCGAGGTCCGCCGGATCGTCGAGGAGGGCCGCGCGGCCGACGGCCACATCTTCAACCTGGGCCACGGCGTGCTGCCGGGCGTCGACCCGGACGTGCTGACCCGCGTGGTCGGGCTGGTGCACGAGCTGTGA
- a CDS encoding DUF3000 domain-containing protein: MTAMTPVPELFREAVAALQSVRPRREVLLEPMRAPQRLAPWSYAVSCEVAGPADVLASGRLVLLHDPDGQDGWDGVLRLVMYVRAELDRELATDPFLPAVGWSWLTDALEVSGASWTALGGTVTETSSARFGDISGPARTDDLELRASWTPTDAGLLPHGQAFCQVMASVVGLPPVGVTLFGQRQSS, encoded by the coding sequence GTGACCGCGATGACGCCAGTGCCCGAGCTCTTCCGCGAAGCAGTCGCGGCGCTGCAGTCCGTCCGGCCCCGCCGGGAGGTGCTGCTGGAGCCGATGCGGGCCCCGCAGCGGCTCGCGCCGTGGTCGTACGCGGTCAGCTGCGAAGTGGCGGGCCCGGCCGACGTGCTGGCCTCGGGCCGGCTGGTCCTGCTGCACGACCCGGACGGCCAGGACGGCTGGGACGGCGTGCTCCGGCTCGTCATGTACGTGCGCGCGGAGCTGGACCGCGAGCTGGCGACCGACCCGTTCCTGCCGGCGGTCGGCTGGTCGTGGCTGACGGACGCGCTGGAGGTGTCCGGCGCGAGCTGGACGGCGCTGGGCGGCACGGTCACCGAGACGTCCTCGGCCCGCTTCGGCGACATCTCCGGCCCGGCGCGGACCGACGATCTGGAGCTGCGGGCGTCGTGGACGCCGACGGACGCCGGGCTGCTGCCGCACGGGCAGGCGTTCTGCCAGGTGATGGCGAGCGTCGTGGGCCTGCCGCCGGTGGGCGTGACGCTCTTCGGGCAGCGCCAGAGCTCCTGA
- the msrB gene encoding peptide-methionine (R)-S-oxide reductase MsrB: MKPVVGATPRVVKSEQEWRQQLSPDEYAVLRQAGTERPFTGEYTDTKTTGVYECRACGAELFRSDTKFESHCGWPSFFDPADSDAVLLREDRAMGMKRIEVLCGSCHSHLGHVFEGEGYPTPTDQRYCINSISLKLVPES, encoded by the coding sequence ATGAAACCCGTTGTCGGCGCGACCCCGCGCGTCGTGAAGTCCGAGCAGGAATGGCGGCAGCAGCTCAGCCCCGACGAGTACGCCGTGCTCCGCCAGGCGGGGACCGAACGGCCGTTCACCGGTGAGTACACCGACACGAAGACGACCGGCGTCTACGAGTGCCGCGCGTGCGGTGCGGAGCTGTTCCGCAGCGACACGAAGTTCGAAAGCCACTGCGGCTGGCCGTCCTTCTTCGACCCGGCGGACTCCGACGCCGTGCTGCTGCGCGAAGACCGCGCCATGGGCATGAAGCGGATCGAGGTGCTCTGCGGCTCCTGCCACAGCCACCTCGGGCACGTCTTCGAGGGCGAGGGCTACCCGACCCCGACCGACCAGCGCTACTGCATCAACTCGATTTCGCTGAAGCTGGTCCCCGAGTCGTAA
- a CDS encoding TIGR04222 domain-containing membrane protein, whose product MNDPWGISGPDFVVLYIALLGAVLLIRVVVAGVVSSRALRADDGRPVPPPTVYQLAFLAGGPDRAVDAAIAALVDRGQLRVNSYKQVSQAGARPSEPLERAVYDVAQLKTTSMIRSQVRGSAVMRALETGLDQQGLLASAAAKRQARTFGLVLQLAVLALGVVRLVNGISLGRPVGVLVFLVLLAAVLAIVAAVRRSKTGARQPSAAGHRVLGQARSAASGPVPAGMLAGGALLGGAAAAVALGGWAMYPDEELSAALTPPVSSFGGGGSSGGSSCSSGSSCSSSSCSSGSSCGSSCGGGGCGG is encoded by the coding sequence ATGAACGACCCGTGGGGCATTTCCGGACCGGATTTCGTGGTCCTCTACATCGCGTTGCTCGGCGCGGTCCTGCTGATCAGGGTCGTCGTGGCCGGCGTCGTGAGCAGCCGGGCGCTGCGCGCGGACGACGGACGGCCCGTCCCGCCGCCGACCGTCTACCAGCTCGCGTTCCTCGCCGGCGGCCCCGACCGGGCCGTCGACGCGGCGATCGCGGCCCTGGTGGACCGCGGGCAGCTGCGCGTCAACAGCTACAAGCAGGTCAGCCAGGCCGGGGCCCGGCCGTCGGAGCCGCTGGAGCGGGCGGTCTACGACGTGGCGCAGCTGAAGACGACGTCGATGATCCGGTCGCAGGTCCGCGGCTCCGCGGTCATGCGGGCCCTGGAAACCGGCCTCGACCAGCAGGGCCTGCTGGCGTCGGCGGCGGCGAAGCGGCAGGCGCGGACGTTCGGGCTGGTCCTGCAGCTCGCCGTGCTGGCGCTCGGCGTGGTGCGGCTGGTCAACGGCATCTCGCTCGGCCGCCCGGTCGGGGTCCTGGTGTTCCTGGTCCTGCTCGCGGCGGTGCTGGCGATCGTGGCCGCGGTCCGCCGGTCGAAGACGGGCGCCCGGCAGCCGTCGGCGGCGGGGCACCGGGTGCTCGGCCAGGCGCGTTCGGCGGCGTCCGGGCCGGTGCCGGCCGGCATGCTGGCGGGCGGCGCGCTGCTCGGCGGCGCCGCGGCGGCGGTCGCGCTGGGCGGCTGGGCGATGTACCCGGACGAAGAGCTCAGCGCGGCGCTGACCCCACCGGTGTCGTCGTTCGGCGGCGGTGGCTCGTCGGGCGGTTCTTCGTGCAGCAGCGGCTCGTCCTGTTCGAGCTCGTCGTGCAGCAGCGGGTCTTCGTGCGGTTCTTCGTGCGGCGGAGGGGGCTGCGGTGGGTGA
- a CDS encoding CoA transferase, which produces MREAVEGVWRALTGSAPGPFEVTGTEDVLPGPYRVAAAATASIAAATLAAAELLKQRGIEPGVVTADARHAAAAFYSEQLLRVDGTGAESVWAPLSGNYRAADGWVRLHCNYPRHEAAVCWGLGVPGTRGAVAKAVAGRPAREIEHAVVSAGGAAAELRSPADWAAHPQGSAVASLPLVSLEPVDAAPKRTLFYSDRPLGGVRVLELTHVLAGPVAGRVLAAHGADVLHVGAAHLPRVEALVRDTGQGKRSTFVALDTEGGRARLKKLISRADVLVQSFRPGALERIGFGPEELASLRPGLVVADLSAYGWEGPWARRRGFDSLVQMSNGMAWGPEEPSPLPVQALDHATGWLAAAAVMTAVHRQLTDGGTWRARLSLAGTGRWLDSLGRKDPAGVEVDYRDLMEDADSGYGRLTRVRMAGGLPGAEPHWDFGTRLPGVDKPTWTP; this is translated from the coding sequence GTGCGCGAGGCAGTCGAGGGCGTCTGGCGGGCGCTCACCGGTTCGGCGCCCGGCCCCTTCGAGGTGACCGGCACCGAGGACGTGCTGCCCGGCCCGTACCGGGTGGCGGCCGCGGCGACGGCGTCGATCGCGGCGGCGACCCTGGCGGCCGCCGAACTGCTGAAGCAGCGCGGGATCGAGCCCGGCGTCGTCACCGCGGACGCGCGGCACGCGGCGGCGGCGTTCTACAGCGAGCAGCTGCTGCGGGTGGACGGCACGGGCGCGGAGTCGGTCTGGGCACCGCTGTCGGGCAACTACCGCGCGGCCGACGGCTGGGTGCGCCTGCACTGCAACTACCCGCGCCACGAAGCGGCGGTGTGCTGGGGGCTGGGTGTGCCCGGCACCCGCGGCGCGGTCGCGAAGGCGGTGGCCGGGCGGCCGGCGCGCGAGATCGAGCACGCGGTGGTGTCCGCCGGGGGAGCGGCCGCCGAGCTGCGTTCGCCGGCGGACTGGGCGGCGCACCCGCAGGGTTCGGCGGTGGCTTCGCTGCCGCTGGTTTCGCTGGAGCCGGTGGACGCGGCGCCGAAACGGACGTTGTTCTATTCGGACCGGCCGCTGGGCGGGGTCCGGGTGCTGGAGCTGACCCACGTACTCGCGGGCCCGGTGGCCGGCCGGGTCCTGGCCGCGCACGGCGCCGACGTCCTGCACGTCGGGGCGGCGCACCTGCCGCGCGTCGAGGCCCTGGTGCGCGACACCGGCCAGGGCAAGCGCTCGACGTTCGTGGCCCTGGACACCGAGGGCGGCCGCGCGCGGCTGAAGAAGCTGATCAGCCGGGCGGACGTACTGGTCCAGTCCTTCCGCCCGGGAGCGCTGGAGCGCATCGGGTTCGGTCCCGAGGAGCTGGCTTCGCTGCGGCCGGGCTTGGTGGTCGCGGACCTGAGCGCGTACGGCTGGGAAGGCCCGTGGGCCCGCCGGCGCGGCTTCGACAGCCTGGTCCAGATGTCGAACGGGATGGCCTGGGGTCCGGAGGAGCCCTCGCCGTTGCCGGTCCAGGCACTGGACCACGCGACGGGCTGGCTCGCGGCGGCGGCGGTCATGACGGCGGTGCACCGGCAGCTGACCGACGGCGGCACGTGGCGGGCGCGGCTTTCGCTGGCGGGTACCGGCCGGTGGCTGGATTCGCTGGGGCGCAAGGATCCTGCGGGCGTCGAGGTCGATTACCGCGATCTGATGGAGGACGCGGACAGCGGCTACGGGCGGCTTACGCGGGTTCGCATGGCGGGCGGGTTGCCGGGGGCGGAGCCGCACTGGGACTTCGGAACGCGGCTGCCGGGAGTCGACAAACCGACCTGGACCCCCTGA
- a CDS encoding DUF692 domain-containing protein, which produces MGELGIGIGWRHELDLSIARLPGVDWVEVVAENLHADHLPETLVALRRRGLPVLPHAVSLSLGGAEPLDTGRVQHLAEIARAVDAPLVSDHVCFVRAGGLDSGHLMPLPRTREALDVLVANVRLAQSIVDVPFALENIAAVLDWPDNELTEEQFLTELTDRTGCRLIIDVANLYANARNIGTDPVAFLDGIPWERLAYVHMAGGVERDGVYHDTHAHPVLPEVLALLTELRRRTDPPGVLLERDDDYPSDEELASELASLRAAVTG; this is translated from the coding sequence GTGGGTGAGCTCGGCATCGGGATCGGCTGGCGGCACGAACTGGACCTGTCCATCGCGCGGCTCCCGGGCGTCGACTGGGTGGAGGTGGTCGCGGAGAACCTGCACGCCGACCACCTCCCGGAGACGCTCGTGGCGTTGCGCCGGCGCGGGCTGCCGGTGCTGCCGCACGCGGTTTCGCTTTCGCTGGGCGGGGCCGAGCCGCTCGACACCGGCCGCGTCCAGCACCTGGCGGAGATCGCGCGGGCGGTGGACGCGCCGCTGGTCAGCGACCACGTGTGCTTCGTCCGCGCGGGCGGGCTCGACTCGGGGCACCTGATGCCGCTCCCCCGCACCCGCGAGGCGCTCGACGTGCTGGTGGCGAACGTCCGGCTGGCCCAGTCCATCGTGGACGTCCCGTTCGCACTGGAGAACATCGCGGCGGTGCTGGACTGGCCGGACAACGAGCTGACGGAGGAGCAGTTCCTCACCGAGCTGACCGACCGGACCGGCTGCCGGCTGATCATCGACGTCGCGAACCTCTACGCCAACGCCCGCAACATCGGCACCGACCCGGTGGCGTTCCTGGACGGCATCCCGTGGGAGCGGCTGGCGTACGTGCACATGGCGGGCGGCGTCGAGCGCGACGGCGTTTACCACGACACGCACGCGCACCCGGTGCTGCCGGAGGTGCTCGCGCTGTTGACAGAGCTGCGCCGCCGGACGGACCCGCCGGGCGTGCTGCTGGAGCGCGACGACGACTACCCGAGCGACGAGGAACTGGCATCGGAGCTGGCCTCGTTGCGGGCGGCGGTGACGGGGTGA
- a CDS encoding TIGR04222 domain-containing membrane protein produces the protein MTDTWGIPGPVFAGLYLALLLLTALAAGVRGALLARGRAGGAPERAEELALLTGGRERLGELVVARLLERQAVRMDGTGRLHRVRGSAPDDLGRAALARIGKTGTTVDRVRAEVRAHPSATGLEAGLTARGLLTDVRKLRLTWVFAAVAYWALFVFGVVRLIAGSATGHPVGFLLGLLAPNVVAAVFTTVRAAKKREVKATAAGRAAAEEARRTATLTAGPAGAVASGGFGEHPDKDVRLAVSRATQQSTARAYRRSRTRWASAGGGAAVGYYGGSSCGGGGGSSCGGGGGGCGGGGGGGCGG, from the coding sequence ATGACCGACACCTGGGGCATTCCGGGACCGGTGTTCGCGGGCCTGTACCTGGCCCTGCTGCTCCTCACGGCGCTGGCCGCGGGGGTGCGCGGGGCATTGCTGGCGCGGGGGCGCGCCGGCGGGGCGCCGGAGCGGGCCGAAGAACTCGCGTTGCTGACCGGCGGCCGCGAGCGGCTCGGCGAGCTGGTCGTCGCGCGGCTGCTGGAACGGCAGGCGGTCCGGATGGACGGCACCGGGCGCCTGCACCGCGTCCGCGGCTCGGCGCCGGACGACCTGGGCCGGGCCGCGCTGGCGCGGATCGGCAAGACCGGCACGACCGTCGACCGGGTGCGCGCCGAGGTGCGCGCCCACCCGTCGGCGACCGGGCTGGAGGCCGGGCTGACCGCCCGCGGCCTGCTCACCGACGTGCGGAAACTGCGTCTGACCTGGGTGTTCGCCGCCGTCGCGTACTGGGCGCTGTTCGTCTTCGGCGTCGTCCGGCTGATCGCCGGGTCAGCGACCGGCCACCCCGTCGGCTTCCTGCTGGGCCTGCTCGCGCCGAACGTCGTCGCGGCCGTGTTCACCACGGTCCGCGCCGCGAAGAAGCGCGAGGTGAAGGCCACCGCCGCCGGCCGGGCCGCCGCGGAAGAGGCGCGCCGCACCGCGACGCTCACCGCGGGACCGGCCGGGGCCGTCGCCTCGGGCGGGTTCGGCGAGCACCCCGACAAGGACGTCCGGCTGGCGGTCAGCCGGGCCACGCAGCAGTCGACGGCGCGCGCCTACCGCCGGTCGCGCACCCGCTGGGCAAGCGCCGGGGGCGGCGCCGCCGTCGGCTACTACGGCGGCAGCTCCTGCGGCGGCGGGGGTGGCAGCTCCTGCGGCGGTGGCGGCGGGGGTTGCGGTGGTGGTGGCGGCGGGGGCTGCGGCGGTTGA
- the hemQ gene encoding hydrogen peroxide-dependent heme synthase: protein MARVNYNELNDTIRYTTWSVFRIEPGRLGEDRGTAGRETTEYLDGLEAKGVVVRGVYDLSALRADADYMIWWHAEEIEQVQAAYAGFRRTPLGRASTPVWSQTALHRPAEFNKSHIPAFLAGEEARKYVCVYPFVRSYEWYLLPDADRRKMLADHGKEARDYPDVRANTVASFALGDYEWILAFEADELHRIVDLMRHLRGTEARLHVREEIPFYTGTRVPPAELVAALP from the coding sequence ATGGCGCGGGTCAACTACAACGAGCTCAACGACACCATCCGCTACACCACCTGGTCGGTCTTCCGGATCGAGCCCGGCAGGCTCGGCGAGGACCGCGGGACCGCGGGCCGGGAAACGACCGAGTACCTCGACGGTCTCGAGGCCAAGGGCGTCGTCGTCCGGGGTGTCTACGACCTGTCCGCGCTGCGCGCCGACGCCGACTACATGATCTGGTGGCACGCCGAGGAGATCGAGCAGGTCCAGGCCGCCTACGCCGGGTTCCGCCGGACGCCGCTCGGGCGCGCGTCGACGCCGGTCTGGAGCCAGACCGCGCTGCACCGGCCCGCCGAGTTCAACAAGAGCCACATCCCGGCGTTCCTCGCCGGGGAAGAGGCGCGCAAGTACGTCTGCGTGTACCCGTTCGTCCGCTCCTACGAGTGGTACCTGCTGCCGGACGCCGACCGCCGCAAGATGCTGGCCGACCACGGCAAGGAAGCCCGCGACTACCCGGACGTGCGCGCCAACACCGTCGCGTCGTTCGCGCTGGGCGACTACGAGTGGATCCTCGCCTTCGAAGCCGACGAGCTGCACCGGATCGTCGACCTGATGCGCCACCTGCGCGGCACCGAGGCGCGGCTGCACGTCCGGGAGGAAATCCCGTTCTACACCGGCACGCGCGTGCCGCCCGCCGAGCTCGTCGCGGCCCTCCCGTAG
- the hemG gene encoding protoporphyrinogen oxidase produces MKRVAVVGGGVSGLTAAYRLRRLLGADAEIVVFEKTKTPGGKLRTAELAGVPYDVGAEAFLVRRPEMLALVRELDLDVVHPTKARAKIHAGGTVTGMPPGTLMGVPASADSVAGVLSETGRRAVEAEVSLPELRLPSGDLPLGPLLRERFGDELVDRLVDPLLGGVYAGGADGLGLRATMPGLASALAAGAGSLTAAAAAQLPANPSTAPVFGTVPGGLGTVIDRLTEASGAELRTGLPVCDIERHGAGWRLRIGAAPTAHAPADNTVEADAVVLAVPAPSARRLLADLVPAASAAFGEVELASMAVVALALPPGTPLPDASGILIGHGERDASGKPYASKAFTFSSRKWGHLGTGPVLVRGSVGRFGELGALQADDVELVRVVRDDLARLTGVTAAPVETLVTRWGGGLPQYGTGHLERVERIEKAIAAVPGLAVAGATLHGVGLPACVATAEAAAQRIAAHLAE; encoded by the coding sequence GTGAAGCGGGTCGCGGTCGTCGGGGGCGGCGTTTCCGGGCTGACCGCGGCGTACCGGCTGCGGCGGCTGCTCGGCGCGGACGCCGAGATCGTCGTGTTCGAGAAGACGAAGACGCCGGGCGGGAAGCTGCGCACCGCCGAGCTCGCCGGCGTCCCCTACGACGTCGGCGCCGAGGCCTTCCTCGTCCGCCGTCCCGAGATGCTCGCGCTCGTCCGCGAGCTGGACCTCGACGTCGTCCACCCGACGAAGGCCCGCGCGAAGATCCACGCCGGCGGCACTGTCACCGGCATGCCGCCCGGCACGTTGATGGGGGTCCCGGCGTCGGCGGACTCCGTGGCCGGCGTGCTTTCGGAAACGGGACGACGGGCCGTCGAGGCCGAAGTCTCCCTGCCCGAACTGCGGCTGCCGAGCGGTGACCTGCCGCTGGGGCCGCTGCTGCGCGAACGCTTCGGCGACGAACTGGTCGACCGGCTGGTCGACCCGCTGCTCGGCGGCGTCTACGCGGGCGGGGCGGACGGCCTCGGCCTGCGCGCGACCATGCCGGGCCTGGCGTCGGCGCTGGCCGCGGGCGCCGGTTCGCTGACCGCCGCGGCCGCCGCCCAGCTGCCGGCGAACCCGTCCACCGCGCCGGTGTTCGGCACCGTCCCGGGCGGGCTGGGCACGGTGATCGACCGGCTCACCGAAGCTTCCGGCGCCGAGCTGCGCACCGGGTTGCCGGTCTGCGACATCGAGCGGCACGGCGCGGGCTGGCGGCTGCGCATCGGCGCCGCGCCGACCGCGCACGCGCCCGCGGACAACACGGTCGAGGCCGACGCGGTGGTCCTCGCGGTCCCCGCGCCCTCGGCCCGGCGGCTGCTGGCCGACCTGGTGCCCGCGGCTTCGGCGGCGTTCGGCGAGGTCGAGCTGGCGTCGATGGCCGTGGTCGCGCTGGCGCTCCCGCCCGGCACACCGCTGCCGGACGCGTCCGGGATCCTGATCGGCCACGGCGAGCGCGACGCTTCGGGCAAGCCGTACGCGTCGAAGGCGTTCACGTTCTCTTCGCGGAAGTGGGGCCACCTCGGCACCGGCCCGGTGCTGGTCCGCGGCTCGGTCGGGCGCTTCGGCGAGCTGGGCGCGCTGCAGGCCGACGACGTCGAGCTGGTCCGCGTGGTCCGCGACGACCTCGCGCGCCTGACCGGCGTGACGGCCGCGCCGGTCGAGACGCTGGTGACGCGCTGGGGCGGCGGGCTGCCGCAATACGGCACCGGGCACCTCGAGCGCGTCGAGCGGATCGAAAAGGCGATCGCGGCGGTCCCGGGGCTGGCGGTCGCCGGGGCGACGCTGCACGGGGTCGGGCTGCCGGCGTGCGTGGCCACCGCGGAGGCGGCCGCGCAGCGGATCGCGGCCCACCTCGCCGAGTGA